GCACTGGATTGCATGAGCTGATGCATGGATGACCTGTGGGCTGATGTTACAGCCCTTGGACACAGATTTAAACcaaggctgcattcctaaccatatttactagggagtaagctgCACTGAAAACGCTGAGGTTTACTTCTGGGTAGGACTGCAGTGCAGACCAGGAATCCAAAGCACAATTACCTAGAAGCCTCATTTAACTTAGACTCAGTTCTCTGCAGATTGTGCTGTAAATTATTTAGTCTCttttaaggaagaatggataaaTCTGACTGTTTCCAGTTTGTTTCACATGTTTTAAATCTTAAGCTGTGATTACATTCTGTGCCACTTCCACATTccatttgaaaagtataaataattatCTAAAGGACAGGACATTCCTACATATTTAAGTTATGGATTGAAATAGCAGGGATACACAACTACAGGTAGAAGGTAAATAGGCAGATGACCACAAAATGTGACAATCTGAGGTCATAGTAGTGCATAATTAGCCCTTAGCCAGGGGCCACAACCCTGTATTTGTTACCAATCAATTAATATTGGTCATAACCAAATAGCTTTGCATATGCAGTTTAATTGCTGCTGAAAGTGTGAGCGCAGTGACCACTTTATATCCTATCACTGTGAGTGAAGACTCTTCTCATCATTTATGTCAGCAAAAAAGAACTTCCCTGCTTGGGCTTTGACAGAATCCTGCTTTGCACTGGCCCTGTGCCATTGACTAAAGATTTGTGAGAGAAAGAGCAAAAGGACCAGGAGCTGATACCATCTCCTTTGGAGTCTATGATGTCACATGTAGTGCTGCAAATATATACTCAAACTCTCAAGATACTACACCATAAACCCCTGCCTATTTCCTAATGGGCATGAATTTATTGGACTCTGTGTAGGCTAGAGAAGAGTACAACTATAATATCAGAAGTAATGAattgggaagggaagagagaactAGGAGATccaaatacaaatgtaataaataataatccagaGAAGATAATCACAGCTATGCCTACTGATGGAGCCactgaaatgttaaaatataattttCCAATTGATGCTTCATACTCTGCAAGATGTATTACTGATATTATTTCTCTATCTTATGTTGCTTTGAGCATTTAGCTCAGAAAAGTGTCTAATAAATAAGCAACTCTTAGCCTATTTCTACAGTGCCATCCATGAATGTGGATGCATCCAGGACTCCACCTGCCATAGACCCCCATGGCCAGCTAAGACGCCCCCAACAAATAAGAGAAAGGAGTGAGAAACAGTCTCAGACATTGCAATGTCACCTGCTGGTCAGACACAGCGAGGCTTGGTTCGTTTACCTAAGGGAACTCTTGCAGGCACAGCTCTGCGGTCTATCCAAAAGGACACCCAGGACAGCATGACCATCAGAGTAGCAGGAAAATAGGTCtggagtaagaagaagaagatatgccGGCGTAAAGTGAAGTTGATGTAGAGGCGGTTGTACCAGCCTACAGGAGACAGAGAAGGTAGAAGTCAATCACAAAGGCCCACatccacaccgtacatttaaagtgATCTTGTACCACTTTAACAGGCATTGCATTctccaaaaaaatcctgggaactgtagtttataaaGGGTGCTGACCTCGTATAACTACAACTATCCAAACGTTTTGCACACCTTAGATGTACTCCTGAATAATAGAGACAGTCCCCAAAGATGACTACCATGTTTGCATGGTAGTGGTAATCATCACTTTGAAGCTTTTACTGCACGGCAACTCCTTTCTAAACAGCCTTTTCGAAAACCAGTTGCTACAGGATGAGATTATCACCCTGCTAATAATAAGATCTCTGAATGAACCCAGTACCAAAGATGCTGGGTTTCAGCATTGTGCACAAACCCAAATTTGGGGTTCAGGAGCACAATCTGGCGTCAGCTGCCAAGCCTTTGCAGGGAAGACAACGTGTGACATGATGCCACAGCAGCCTCTCTGGCAAGTCCAAAGACAGTTTCTCCAAGCAGAGATCAAACCTATTTCCATAAAAATCAACAATAATTGAGCCTTATCCAGGCTTTATTGTCAAAATTCACTCGCCTGTGCTGCTATAAAAGGCAAGTTTGGTGGTAGTGTGAAACTCTTGTATGAGGAACTGGGATAACGATATCCTCTCATCTGTTTTCAGGGAGTCATTGCCATTCTTCCAGTACAGCATGAGATCATCTTCAGTGTAAGCATCTAGAGAGGGAGGAAATATTAACTCATTTATTGCAATGATGCCAGTTGGCACTGTGGCCTAAGTTATGTACTGAATGCTATCTTACTGTCAACAGATATACACCATATATTCCAGTGACagggttttattttctgtttaataTGAGCTCTTATTTACTTTTCTCTCATTTAAGTGAATAGCTGCTGTTGACATATATGAGAATAAGGAAAGGACCTGAGAGCAGAGTCTTTAATGTCAATGttggaggcggggtggggggggtggaggacaTGTATTGCCTCTGCCTCTCCGCTATTCCCAGTTTCAACTCTGTAAATatccatttcttttttaagcaagTGGAAGCAAAAGGTGGGCAGCTGTTACTTTACAAATTTTTACATTAATAATTTTACTTACTACTTTTTTTGCATAGTGCTTTATGATCCCAGTAATTAGCCACAACAAgagataagaaaacaagggaCAGCGTACTATCTTTAGATTGTTTGCTGGAGTATAAGCTGTAGGCTTTTCCGcaacattttaaacacacacacacaccccacaattaTTTTAGGCTCCTTGTCACCCAATCCAGTCACAGACCTGCAAGGGCCATGACCAGTGGGGCCTGTAGAGGAGGGAGTTTGTAGTCTCCTTTTGCAAGGTGGCTTTACTGAAATTAAAGTAGCCACAGAGAAGAAGCAGGGTGTTTGTTCCTATATCTTTgtgagcaaagaaaaagaaaaagaaaaaagaattgtgGGACAATTCATTGTGAGCTGTGCTCACTCTTCTTAGGGCAGCAATACCAATTATGTGCACACAGCACTCAAGCTGAGGTTGCATAATTTCTCCAGCACACAGCTATGGAAAGCACAGGAACACCCTTCCAGAATAAAAGCACACAACCcctattttgaaacaaaatgtgAGGCATCAGCACTGGGCCTTCTGCAGAAATCCTGTTTACTTACAGCTTTCGATTTCCAGTGAACACGTTTGTGTGTCAAGGGGAAAGCGACTAAAATCCATGTTACACATAGCTGTTACAGTAACCCTAGGAAACAGAATAAGCATATTTAAAATGTCTTCCTTTTACATGGCTAAAAAGGTAttctagtggcctagggtgagaacttcaatacataacaaaagcgacatatttaaaaaagaaaacacgaAGCAGGAGTAACGCAAGTTAGATGCATGCCTAGTTCGTAACACTTACATATTTCAAGGCAGTACAATTCTTTGCATACGGAGAAGTAATTCCATTGCATTCAACTAGGCTCACTCCCTAAGGCTGTAGCTCTCTGCACACATACCTAAGAGCAGGGgtgccagctcctgggggccaAGGCACTATGGGGACCcctatctttttatcttttttttagaagatggggccccctcaatattcagagggCCCCTATGCGCGATGTCAGGACATTGTACGATGTGTGTGACATCAAGACGTTGCATTGGGCCACCTCAATCATCTGGAGAAGCTGGCGCTTATGCCTAGTTGTCCCAAGGATTCAATGGAAGTACATCTCATTCAACATGCAGAGGGTAGGCTGTGTGACTGCTCTGATGAGGGAATAAATCACTCATGGGGTCTTACTTCTGAATTAACAGGTTGAGCTTGCACTGAAAAGAAGTGAACTGGATTTGTGGTGGGAGATACCCTGCTGACTTAGGAGCAAAAAAGGGTGATCTTACACAAACCAAACTTGGCACATGTGAATCTCCAAAGCAGGACAACACCCAGACAACACTGTCCGGAGACCTTTGTCATCCTTGACTTTTGTTACAAGCTGTGAAATTGACTGATAACAAATATTATGCTTACTTATCTTCTCTAGTGAATCTAACCCCTGACAGCCCAGCATAAGGTCCACAGCTGAGCTCTGGAGCACCCTTGCCCTGCTTCTCCTACTTGCTGTTGCTATTGCTAAGTCTGCAAGCAGTGACAAACACAAAGAGAAGGAACAGCAGCATCTCATTCTGGGCAGTGGTGAAGAGTGGGCCCAGAGGAAGACGCAAGGGAATGGGGAGTGATGGCCATGGCAAAGGAGAGGGTCCACTGAGAGCATCATTCTCAAGGGCCCCTCCAAATCTAAAGCTGACAATGGCTCCATCCACCAGATGACTCTCCATGTACACTAAATCATCTGTTATTCTGAACTTGGATAATGTTAGTGGCACAAACTTGTGATACCTCTTGATCTGGGTTACGCCCACCGAGAATTCATGCACACAGCCATACAAGAGATGAAGTCAGCATGCTTCCAGAAGCTTAACCAAGTATTTTTGTGGATTTCACTTTACCTCAAGCTGTAAAGcaccttcccatctggctggaccCGGAGCATGACGTTATCTGTGGTGGTGTCGTGGATAAAGGATCGTTTGGAATGCACAAAAAACATATCTGGCACCCAGATCTTTTTCACTAGTCTGCCATCAAAGGTCATGCTTTGGTTGTTGGTACTTGGAAATGATAGCCTTTCATCTTTCCAGTAATGTCTAAGGTAAAGTGTCATGGTGAAGTCCTAGCATAAGCCAGAAATTGAGACGGGAAAATTAATTCACATTACTATTTTTTAATCCATATATATTTCTTAGTTCAATATAATAATGGAAATAAGTTTTACACTGCAACTGTAAGATTCAGGTAGAATGGCAAAGACATCCTACAAGTGTTCGGCTGCCCCCATTCCATAGTTAAAGTTGTGCtgtattaaatacatttttgccACTGGAATATTGGACTGGAGTTGAAACTAATGTACAAATCCATGTCTTAGGTCACACccaaactatacatttaaagcattcttaaaccaatcTAATAGTCATGGTGCTCCCTcacccaagaattctgggaactatagtttgttaggagtgctgggaattgtaggtctgttaccaggattctttggaggaaacaaTGTGGTTAAAATGTGTGGTGCGCATGCAGCCTAAGTGTTTCCCGCTCAGTAATCTCTTTTCCCACTCCTGATGTGATGTCTGTTTTTCAGAGCAGCCCATTCCATAAAACCTCTTGTTCAGAAAGAACAACCATCCAAACATGGGCATGACACTTACCATGTCAACCTCTGAAATACTGTCCAAGCTTTCAACTTGAACATCTACACCAACTGGAATGGCAGGGCCT
Above is a window of Lacerta agilis isolate rLacAgi1 chromosome 3, rLacAgi1.pri, whole genome shotgun sequence DNA encoding:
- the GABRR1 gene encoding gamma-aminobutyric acid receptor subunit rho-1 isoform X2; this encodes MRPGFGGPAIPVGVDVQVESLDSISEVDMDFTMTLYLRHYWKDERLSFPSTNNQSMTFDGRLVKKIWVPDMFFVHSKRSFIHDTTTDNVMLRVQPDGKVLYSLRVTVTAMCNMDFSRFPLDTQTCSLEIESYAYTEDDLMLYWKNGNDSLKTDERISLSQFLIQEFHTTTKLAFYSSTGWYNRLYINFTLRRHIFFFLLQTYFPATLMVMLSWVSFWIDRRAVPARVPLGITTVLTMSTIITGVNASMPRVSYIKAVDIYLWVSFVFVFLSVLEYAAVNYLTTVQERKERKLRDKLPCTCTLPQSRQLMGMDGSYSDGEVNELGQYVSENGDKQDRMMVQLALGSERNSTRRKNQRYSSMRIDTHAIDKYSRIIFPGAYILFNLIYWSIFS